The genomic region CTCACCACTAGCTTATTAACATAGCTCACCCCTGGGTCAGACATTCTCACCTCTAGCTTATTAACATAGCTCACCCCTGGGTCAGACATTCTCACCACTAGCTTATTAACATAGCTCACCCCTGGGTCAGACATTCTCACCTCTAGATTATTAACATAGCTCACCCCTGGGTCAGACATTCTCACCACTAGCTTATTAACATAGCTCACCCCTGGGTCAGACATTCTCACCACTAGCTTATTAACATAGCTCACCCCTGGGTCAGACATTCTCACCTCTAGCTTATTAACATAGCTCACCCCTGGGTCAGACATTCTCACCTCTAGCTTATTAACATAGCTCACCCCTGGGTCAGACATTCTCACCACTAGCTTATTAACATAGCTCACCCCTGGGTCAGACATTCTCACCTCTAGCTTATTAACATAGCTCACCCCTGGGTCAGACATTCTCACCTCTAGCTTATTAACATAGCTCACCCCTGGGTCAGACATTCTCATCTCTAGCTTATTAACATTGCTCACCCCTGGGTCAGACATTCTCACCACTAGCTTATTAACATAGCTCACCTCTGGGTCAGACATTCTCACCTCTAGCTTATTAACATAGCTCACCCCTGGGTCAGACATTCTCACCTCTAGCTTATTAACATAGCTCACCCCTGGGTCAGACATTCTCACCACTAGCTTATTAACATAGCTCACCCCTGGGTCAGACATTCTCACCACTAGCTTATTAACATAGTTCACCCCTGGGTCAGACATTCTCACCACTAGCTTATTAACATAGCTCACCCCTGGGTCAGACATTCTCACCACTAGCTTATTAACATAGCTCACCCCTGGGTCAGACATTCTCACCTCTAGCTTATTAACATTGAAAGTCGAACATGTTTTAAATCTGCATTGTCGATTCACACACAATGGTTCGGTGTGGATCGAGGGGAGAGTGAAATGTGTCAAATGTAGCATTTATTTTTGCAGCAGACACTGTGTTAGGATATAGCGCTATAAGGTGTAGATTTGCACTGTAAAGGTCTAGTCTAGGTAACTGTCTCGTCTTTGAGAATTTTTTTGGGTCACGGAATAATAACGGAATAAACTGGGTTTCTATTGGAAATCTCTATTGCTCGTCTATTGCTGCTAGAGCTCTCTTCTTGCATAAAAAAGGGAAACCTATTTCGAGCCTCCGCCTCAGCCCTGTGACAAACAGTTTTATTTGTTCAGCTTGGTATGCAAACAGCAGCGCTGAGGCGTCTCGCCCCGATCCGTtgcagtgcagagagacagagctgtCTGGCTACAGCTCCATTGTCGGATTGTGTCTCGCTCAGCCTCACAGCCCCAGCCTGTTGCTTCCCTACCACTGCACTGGGGTAGGAGGACATGCACGTGCGCGCAtgcacacatacaggcacacgcacacacaggcctGAGCCTTCTTAAGGTGGACTGGGCAGGAGGACAttcagtgtgtgtactgtacgtacgaacgtgtgtgtgtgtgtgtgtgtgtgtgtgtgtgtgtgtgtgtgtgtgtgtgtgtgcgtgcgtgcgtgcgtgcgtgcgtgcgtgcgtgcgtgtgaacAAAGGGTTCTGCACTAGGGCTGTTCAGGTGGCTCAGACAATGTTGATGGCTCCTTTGTATCTCGCCTGGTGACGCCTATGATACCGGGCAGAACATACTGGTACCGAGTAGCGTGTACTCGGCCAGGAGTGTCCTTTGTGCCAGCATCTTTGCTCCAGAACACGCAGGAGTTTACAGTCCCCATTCCGCAGTTTCCGCCACTCCCTGGAAACACCCTTCGGTTGCTGCAGTTCTACTTGTAGGCTATTGGTACACATGCTACACGACTCTGCATAGGCCAGTGTGGAGAAATAGGCTTGGAAATATCAATAATTGGAGAGTTGATGAGCTGTGCTGTAGAGCACTTGTGTCTAGTCTGAGAGCTGAAACAACTGGTTAACGAGACAAGATGGCGCAGGCAGCCACAAATGCATCCTTGCACTGCACTAGGATAAGTGTGACCAACTATAAGCTGCaccaagtttcaagttttattagtcgtaggtacaggatacacatggtatacaacAAAATGCTTACTTTCAGGTTACTTCTCGACAATACAACAACtataagaaataataaaagataagaatatgaacataaggtaaatggctcagtagaataacaTTAAGATTTTACCCTAAAAGTAAAGCTACGAACAATGAAACCAGTTCAATCAAAAGGTGGCAAATGACTAGTACAGTTTTGTGGTATGAAGGGGAGTGGATCCTAACGCACTGGATTTGAGGATGAACATTTTGGacagatattttttttttcatggaCCAATAAGTAGGGTTGTCTGGCAGCAGCAGCTTAGAGTATCCTCCCagtgctctctcgctctctgcaatCAGGACAGCTCAGACTTAGAATCACTCTGTTGGAGCCCAAACTCAAAGAATTACAGCAGGGAACCTTTCTTAACGTCCCTTTTAAGTGGAGGGTAATTACATTAGGGGCCTTTGTACACAAGCAGAAAACATGATGGTCTGCAAACAGAGAGATcagcgctgtctctctctctctcccccctctctctctctctctctctctctctctctctctctctctctctctcctctctctccccctccccctcccctctctctccccgctctctctctctcccctcccctctctctctcccccccctctctctctcctctctctctctctctctctctctctctctctctctctctctctctctctctctctctctctctctctctctctctctctctctctctctctctctctctctc from Oncorhynchus keta strain PuntledgeMale-10-30-2019 chromosome 18, Oket_V2, whole genome shotgun sequence harbors:
- the LOC127908637 gene encoding spermidine/spermine N(1)-acetyltransferase-like protein 1 isoform X3 — encoded protein: MLHLTHFTLPSIHTEPLCVNRQCRFKTCSTFNVNKLEVRMSDPGVSYVNKLVVRMSDPGVSYVNKLVVRMSDPGVNYVNKLVVRMSDPGVSYVNKLVVRMSDPGVSYVNKLEVRMSDPGVSYVNKLVVRMSDPGVSYVNKLEVRMSDPGVSYVNKLVVRMSDPGVSYVNKLVVRMSDPGVSYVNKLVVRMSDPGVSYVNKLEVRMSDPGVSYVNKLVVRMSDPGVSYVNKLEVRMSDPGVSYVNKLVVRMSDPGVSYVNKLVVRMSDPGVSYVNKLEVRMSDPGVSYVNKLVVRMSDPGVSYVNKLVVRMSDPGVSYVNKLEVRMSDPGVSYVNKLEVRMSDSGVSYVNKLKVRMSDSGVSYMCHMVHG
- the LOC127908637 gene encoding uncharacterized protein LOC127908637 isoform X12, with product MLHLTHFTLPSIHTEPLCVNRQCRFKTCSTFNVNKLEVRMSDPGVSYVNKLVVRMSDPGVSYVNKLVVRMSDPGVNYVNKLVVRMSDPGVSYVNKLVVRMSDPGVSYVNKLEVRMSDPGVSYVNKLVVRMSDPGVSYVNKLEVRMSDPGVSYVNKLVVRMSDPGVSYVNKLEVRMSDPGVSYVNKLVVRMSDPGVSYVNKLEVRMSDPGVSYVNKLVVRMSDPGVSYVNKLVVRMSDPGVSYVNKLEVRMSDPGVSYVNKLVVRMSDPGVSYVNKLVVRMSDPGVSYVNKLEVRMSDPGVSYVNKLEVRMSDSGVSYVNKLKVRMSDSGVSYMCHMVHG
- the LOC127908637 gene encoding spermidine/spermine N(1)-acetyltransferase-like protein 1 isoform X6, with amino-acid sequence MLHLTHFTLPSIHTEPLCVNRQCRFKTCSTFNVNKLEVRMSDPGVSYVNKLVVRMSDPGVSYVNKLVVRMSDPGVNYVNKLVVRMSDPGVSYVNKLVVRMSDPGVSYVNKLEVRMSDPGVSYVNKLVVRMSDPGVSYVNKLEVRMSDPGVSYVNKLEVRMSDPGVSYVNKLVVRMSDPGVSYVNKLVVRMSDPGVSYVNKLVVRMSDPGVSYVNKLEVRMSDPGVSYVNKLVVRMSDPGVSYVNKLVVRMSDPGVSYVNKLVVRMSDPGVSYVNKLEVRMSDPGVSYVNKLVVRMSDPGVSYVNKLVVRMSDPGVSYVNKLEVRMSDPGVSYVNKLEVRMSDSGVSYVNKLKVRMSDSGVSYMCHMVHG
- the LOC127908637 gene encoding uncharacterized protein LOC127908637 isoform X17 codes for the protein MLHLTHFTLPSIHTEPLCVNRQCRFKTCSTFNVNKLEVRMSDPGVSYVNKLVVRMSDPGVSYVNKLVVRMSDPGVSYVNKLEVRMSDPEVSYVNKLVVRMSDPGVSNVNKLEMRMSDPGVSYVNKLEVRMSDPGVSYVNKLVVRMSDPGVSYVNKLEVRMSDPGVSYVNKLVVRMSDPGVSYVNKLEVRMSDPGVSYVNKLVVRMSDPGVSYVNKLVVRMSDPGVSYVNKLEVRMSDPGVSYVNKLVVRMSDPGVSYVNKLVVRMSDPGVSYVNKLEVRMSDPGVSYVNKLEVRMSDSGVSYVNKLKVRMSDSGVSYMCHMVHG
- the LOC127908637 gene encoding spermidine/spermine N(1)-acetyltransferase-like protein 1 isoform X10, coding for MLHLTHFTLPSIHTEPLCVNRQCRFKTCSTFNVNKLEVRMSDPGVSYVNKLVVRMSDPGVSYVNKLVVRMSDPGVNYVNKLVVRMSDPGVSYVNKLVVRMSDPGVSYVNKLEVRMSDPGVSYVNKLVVRMSDPGVSYVNKLEVRMSDPGVSYVNKLEVRMSDPGVSYVNKLVVRMSDPGVSYVNKLVVRMSDPGVSYVNKLVVRMSDPGVSYVNKLEVRMSDPGVSYVNKLVVRMSDPGVSYVNKLVVRMSDPGVSYVNKLEVRMSDPGVSYVNKLVVRMSDPGVSYVNKLVVRMSDPGVSYVNKLEVRMSDPGVSYVNKLEVRMSDSGVSYVNKLKVRMSDSGVSYMCHMVHG
- the LOC127908637 gene encoding uncharacterized protein LOC127908637 isoform X22; translated protein: MLHLTHFTLPSIHTEPLCVNRQCRFKTCSTFNVNKLEVRMSDPGVSYVNKLVVRMSDPGVSYVNKLVVRMSDPGVSYVNKLEVRMSDPGVSYVNKLVVRMSDPGVSYVNKLVVRMSDPGVSYVNKLVVRMSDPGVSYVNKLEVRMSDPGVSYVNKLVVRMSDPGVSYVNKLEVRMSDPGVSYVNKLVVRMSDPGVSYVNKLVVRMSDPGVSYVNKLEVRMSDPGVSYVNKLVVRMSDPGVSYVNKLVVRMSDPGVSYVNKLEVRMSDPGVSYVNKLEVRMSDSGVSYVNKLKVRMSDSGVSYMCHMVHG
- the LOC127908637 gene encoding uncharacterized protein LOC127908637 isoform X18, encoding MLHLTHFTLPSIHTEPLCVNRQCRFKTCSTFNVNKLEVRMSDPGVSYVNKLVVRMSDPGVSYVNKLVVRMSDPGVNYVNKLVVRMSDPGVSYVNKLVVRMSDPGVSYVNKLEVRMSDPGVSYVNKLVVRMSDPGVSYVNKLEVRMSDPGVSYVNKLEVRMSDPGVSYVNKLVVRMSDPGVSYVNKLVVRMSDPGVSYVNKLVVRMSDPGVSYVNKLEVRMSDPGVSYVNKLVVRMSDPGVSYVNKLVVRMSDPGVSYVNKLVVRMSDPGVSYVNKLEVRMSDPGVSYVNKLEVRMSDSGVSYVNKLKVRMSDSGVSYMCHMVHG
- the LOC127908637 gene encoding spermidine/spermine N(1)-acetyltransferase-like protein 1 isoform X4, whose translation is MLHLTHFTLPSIHTEPLCVNRQCRFKTCSTFNVNKLEVRMSDPGVSYVNKLVVRMSDPGVSYVNKLVVRMSDPGVNYVNKLVVRMSDPGVSYVNKLVVRMSDPGVSYVNKLEVRMSDPGVSYVNKLVVRMSDPGVSYVNKLEVRMSDPGVSYVNKLEVRMSDPGVSYVNKLVVRMSDPGVSYVNKLVVRMSDPGVSYVNKLEVRMSDPGVSYVNKLVVRMSDPGVSYVNKLEVRMSDPGVSYVNKLVVRMSDPGVSYVNKLVVRMSDPGVSYVNKLEVRMSDPGVSYVNKLVVRMSDPGVSYVNKLVVRMSDPGVSYVNKLEVRMSDPGVSYVNKLEVRMSDSGVSYVNKLKVRMSDSGVSYMCHMVHG
- the LOC127908637 gene encoding spermidine/spermine N(1)-acetyltransferase-like protein 1 isoform X9, which encodes MLHLTHFTLPSIHTEPLCVNRQCRFKTCSTFNVNKLEVRMSDPGVSYVNKLVVRMSDPGVSYVNKLVVRMSDPGVNYVNKLVVRMSDPGVSYVNKLVVRMSDPGVSYVNKLEVRMSDPGVSYVNKLVVRMSDPGVSYVNKLEVRMSDPGVSYVNKLEVRMSDPGVSYVNKLVVRMSDPGVSYVNKLVVRMSDPGVSYVNKLVVRMSDPGVSYVNKLEVRMSDPGVSYVNKLVVRMSDPGVSYVNKLEVRMSDPGVSYVNKLVVRMSDPGVSYVNKLVVRMSDPGVSYVNKLVVRMSDPGVSYVNKLEVRMSDPGVSYVNKLEVRMSDSGVSYVNKLKVRMSDSGVSYMCHMVHG
- the LOC127908637 gene encoding uncharacterized protein LOC127908637 isoform X16; translated protein: MLHLTHFTLPSIHTEPLCVNRQCRFKTCSTFNVNKLEVRMSDPGVSYVNKLVVRMSDPGVSYVNKLVVRMSDPGVNYVNKLVVRMSDPGVSYVNKLVVRMSDPGVSYVNKLEVRMSDPGVSYVNKLEVRMSDPGVSYVNKLVVRMSDPGVSYVNKLEVRMSDPGVSYVNKLVVRMSDPGVSYVNKLEVRMSDPGVSYVNKLVVRMSDPGVSYVNKLVVRMSDPGVSYVNKLEVRMSDPGVSYVNKLVVRMSDPGVSYVNKLVVRMSDPGVSYVNKLEVRMSDPGVSYVNKLEVRMSDSGVSYVNKLKVRMSDSGVSYMCHMVHG
- the LOC127908637 gene encoding uncharacterized protein LOC127908637 isoform X14; amino-acid sequence: MLHLTHFTLPSIHTEPLCVNRQCRFKTCSTFNVNKLEVRMSDPGVSYVNKLVVRMSDPGVSYVNKLEVRMSDPGVSYVNKLVVRMSDPGVSYVNKLEVRMSDPGVSYVNKLEVRMSDPGVSYVNKLVVRMSDPGVSYVNKLVVRMSDPGVSYVNKLVVRMSDPGVSYVNKLEVRMSDPGVSYVNKLVVRMSDPGVSYVNKLEVRMSDPGVSYVNKLVVRMSDPGVSYVNKLVVRMSDPGVSYVNKLEVRMSDPGVSYVNKLVVRMSDPGVSYVNKLVVRMSDPGVSYVNKLEVRMSDPGVSYVNKLEVRMSDSGVSYVNKLKVRMSDSGVSYMCHMVHG
- the LOC127908637 gene encoding spermidine/spermine N(1)-acetyltransferase-like protein 1 isoform X7, whose product is MLHLTHFTLPSIHTEPLCVNRQCRFKTCSTFNVNKLEVRMSDPGVSYVNKLVVRMSDPGVSYVNKLVVRMSDPGVNYVNKLVVRMSDPGVSYVNKLVVRMSDPGVSYVNKLEVRMSDPEVSYVNKLVVRMSDPGVSNVNKLEMRMSDPGVSYVNKLEVRMSDPGVSYVNKLVVRMSDPGVSYVNKLEVRMSDPGVSYVNKLVVRMSDPGVSYVNKLEVRMSDPGVSYVNKLVVRMSDPGVSYVNKLVVRMSDPGVSYVNKLEVRMSDPGVSYVNKLVVRMSDPGVSYVNKLVVRMSDPGVSYVNKLEVRMSDPGVSYVNKLEVRMSDSGVSYVNKLKVRMSDSGVSYMCHMVHG
- the LOC127908637 gene encoding uncharacterized protein LOC127908637 isoform X21 produces the protein MLHLTHFTLPSIHTEPLCVNRQCRFKTCSTFNVNKLEVRMSDPGVSYVNKLVVRMSDPGVSYVNKLVVRMSDPGVNYVNKLVVRMSDPGVSYVNKLVVRMSDPGVSYVNKLEVRMSDPGVSYVNKLVVRMSDPGVSYVNKLEVRMSDPGVSYVNKLVVRMSDPGVSYVNKLEVRMSDPGVSYVNKLVVRMSDPGVSYVNKLVVRMSDPGVSYVNKLEVRMSDPGVSYVNKLVVRMSDPGVSYVNKLVVRMSDPGVSYVNKLEVRMSDPGVSYVNKLEVRMSDSGVSYVNKLKVRMSDSGVSYMCHMVHG
- the LOC127908637 gene encoding spermidine/spermine N(1)-acetyltransferase-like protein 1 isoform X1 — encoded protein: MLHLTHFTLPSIHTEPLCVNRQCRFKTCSTFNVNKLEVRMSDPGVSYVNKLVVRMSDPGVSYVNKLVVRMSDPGVNYVNKLVVRMSDPGVSYVNKLVVRMSDPGVSYVNKLEVRMSDPGVSYVNKLVVRMSDPGVSYVNKLEVRMSDPGVSYVNKLEVRMSDPGVSYVNKLVVRMSDPGVSYVNKLVVRMSDPGVSYVNKLVVRMSDPGVSYVNKLEVRMSDPGVSYVNKLVVRMSDPGVSYVNKLEVRMSDPGVSYVNKLVVRMSDPGVSYVNKLVVRMSDPGVSYVNKLEVRMSDPGVSYVNKLVVRMSDPGVSYVNKLVVRMSDPGVSYVNKLEVRMSDPGVSYVNKLEVRMSDSGVSYVNKLKVRMSDSGVSYMCHMVHG
- the LOC127908637 gene encoding uncharacterized protein LOC127908637 isoform X19, which produces MLHLTHFTLPSIHTEPLCVNRQCRFKTCSTFNVNKLEVRMSDPGVSYVNKLVVRMSDPGVSYVNKLVVRMSDPGVSYVNKLEVRMSDPGVSYVNKLEVRMSDPGVSYVNKLVVRMSDPGVSYVNKLVVRMSDPGVSYVNKLVVRMSDPGVSYVNKLEVRMSDPGVSYVNKLVVRMSDPGVSYVNKLEVRMSDPGVSYVNKLVVRMSDPGVSYVNKLVVRMSDPGVSYVNKLEVRMSDPGVSYVNKLVVRMSDPGVSYVNKLVVRMSDPGVSYVNKLEVRMSDPGVSYVNKLEVRMSDSGVSYVNKLKVRMSDSGVSYMCHMVHG
- the LOC127908637 gene encoding uncharacterized protein LOC127908637 isoform X23, whose protein sequence is MLHLTHFTLPSIHTEPLCVNRQCRFKTCSTFNVNKLEVRMSDPGVSYVNKLVVRMSDPGVSYVNKLEVRMSDPGVSYVNKLVVRMSDPGVSYVNKLVVRMSDPGVSYVNKLVVRMSDPGVSYVNKLVVRMSDPGVSYVNKLEVRMSDPGVSYVNKLVVRMSDPGVSYVNKLEVRMSDPGVSYVNKLVVRMSDPGVSYVNKLVVRMSDPGVSYVNKLEVRMSDPGVSYVNKLVVRMSDPGVSYVNKLVVRMSDPGVSYVNKLEVRMSDPGVSYVNKLEVRMSDSGVSYVNKLKVRMSDSGVSYMCHMVHG
- the LOC127908637 gene encoding spermidine/spermine N(1)-acetyltransferase-like protein 1 isoform X5, which encodes MLHLTHFTLPSIHTEPLCVNRQCRFKTCSTFNVNKLEVRMSDPGVSYVNKLVVRMSDPGVSYVNKLVVRMSDPGVNYVNKLVVRMSDPGVSYVNKLVVRMSDPGVSYVNKLVVRMSDPGVSYVNKLEVRMSDPGVSYVNKLEVRMSDPGVSYVNKLVVRMSDPGVSYVNKLVVRMSDPGVSYVNKLVVRMSDPGVSYVNKLEVRMSDPGVSYVNKLVVRMSDPGVSYVNKLEVRMSDPGVSYVNKLVVRMSDPGVSYVNKLVVRMSDPGVSYVNKLEVRMSDPGVSYVNKLVVRMSDPGVSYVNKLVVRMSDPGVSYVNKLEVRMSDPGVSYVNKLEVRMSDSGVSYVNKLKVRMSDSGVSYMCHMVHG
- the LOC127908637 gene encoding uncharacterized protein LOC127908637 isoform X15, whose translation is MLHLTHFTLPSIHTEPLCVNRQCRFKTCSTFNVNKLEVRMSDPGVSYVNKLVVRMSDPGVSYVNKLVVRMSDPGVSYVNKLVVRMSDPGVSYVNKLEVRMSDPGVSYVNKLEVRMSDPGVSYVNKLVVRMSDPGVSYVNKLVVRMSDPGVSYVNKLVVRMSDPGVSYVNKLEVRMSDPGVSYVNKLVVRMSDPGVSYVNKLEVRMSDPGVSYVNKLVVRMSDPGVSYVNKLVVRMSDPGVSYVNKLEVRMSDPGVSYVNKLVVRMSDPGVSYVNKLVVRMSDPGVSYVNKLEVRMSDPGVSYVNKLEVRMSDSGVSYVNKLKVRMSDSGVSYMCHMVHG
- the LOC127908637 gene encoding uncharacterized protein LOC127908637 isoform X20, which produces MLHLTHFTLPSIHTEPLCVNRQCRFKTCSTFNVNKLEVRMSDPGVSYVNKLVVRMSDPGVSYVNKLVVRMSDPGVSYVNKLEVRMSDPGVSYVNKLVVRMSDPGVSYVNKLVVRMSDPGVSYVNKLVVRMSDPGVSYVNKLVVRMSDPGVSYVNKLEVRMSDPGVSYVNKLVVRMSDPGVSYVNKLEVRMSDPGVSYVNKLVVRMSDPGVSYVNKLVVRMSDPGVSYVNKLEVRMSDPGVSYVNKLVVRMSDPGVSYVNKLVVRMSDPGVSYVNKLEVRMSDPGVSYVNKLEVRMSDSGVSYVNKLKVRMSDSGVSYMCHMVHG
- the LOC127908637 gene encoding uncharacterized protein LOC127908637 isoform X13, with protein sequence MLHLTHFTLPSIHTEPLCVNRQCRFKTCSTFNVNKLEVRMSDPGVSYVNKLVVRMSDPGVSYVNKLVVRMSDPGVNYVNKLVVRMSDPGVSYVNKLVVRMSDPGVSYVNKLEVRMSDPGVSYVNKLVVRMSDPGVSYVNKLVVRMSDPGVSYVNKLVVRMSDPGVSYVNKLEVRMSDPGVSYVNKLVVRMSDPGVSYVNKLEVRMSDPGVSYVNKLVVRMSDPGVSYVNKLVVRMSDPGVSYVNKLEVRMSDPGVSYVNKLVVRMSDPGVSYVNKLVVRMSDPGVSYVNKLEVRMSDPGVSYVNKLEVRMSDSGVSYVNKLKVRMSDSGVSYMCHMVHG
- the LOC127908637 gene encoding spermidine/spermine N(1)-acetyltransferase-like protein 1 isoform X2, with the translated sequence MLHLTHFTLPSIHTEPLCVNRQCRFKTCSTFNVNKLEVRMSDPGVSYVNKLVVRMSDPGVSYVNKLVVRMSDPGVNYVNKLVVRMSDPGVSYVNKLVVRMSDPGVSYVNKLEVRMSDPGVSYVNKLEVRMSDPEVSYVNKLVVRMSDPGVSNVNKLEMRMSDPGVSYVNKLEVRMSDPGVSYVNKLVVRMSDPGVSYVNKLEVRMSDPGVSYVNKLVVRMSDPGVSYVNKLEVRMSDPGVSYVNKLVVRMSDPGVSYVNKLVVRMSDPGVSYVNKLEVRMSDPGVSYVNKLVVRMSDPGVSYVNKLVVRMSDPGVSYVNKLEVRMSDPGVSYVNKLEVRMSDSGVSYVNKLKVRMSDSGVSYMCHMVHG
- the LOC127908637 gene encoding spermidine/spermine N(1)-acetyltransferase-like protein 1 isoform X11, encoding MLHLTHFTLPSIHTEPLCVNRQCRFKTCSTFNVNKLEVRMSDPGVSYVNKLVVRMSDPGVSYVNKLVVRMSDPGVSYVNKLEVRMSDPGVSYVNKLVVRMSDPGVSYVNKLEVRMSDPGVSYVNKLEVRMSDPGVSYVNKLVVRMSDPGVSYVNKLVVRMSDPGVSYVNKLVVRMSDPGVSYVNKLEVRMSDPGVSYVNKLVVRMSDPGVSYVNKLEVRMSDPGVSYVNKLVVRMSDPGVSYVNKLVVRMSDPGVSYVNKLEVRMSDPGVSYVNKLVVRMSDPGVSYVNKLVVRMSDPGVSYVNKLEVRMSDPGVSYVNKLEVRMSDSGVSYVNKLKVRMSDSGVSYMCHMVHG
- the LOC127908637 gene encoding spermidine/spermine N(1)-acetyltransferase-like protein 1 isoform X8: MLHLTHFTLPSIHTEPLCVNRQCRFKTCSTFNVNKLEVRMSDPGVSYVNKLVVRMSDPGVSYVNKLVVRMSDPGVNYVNKLVVRMSDPGVSYVNKLVVRMSDPGVSYVNKLEVRMSDPGVSYVNKLVVRMSDPGVSYVNKLEVRMSDPGVSYVNKLEVRMSDPGVSYVNKLVVRMSDPGVSYVNKLVVRMSDPGVSYVNKLVVRMSDPGVSYVNKLEVRMSDPGVSYVNKLVVRMSDPGVSYVNKLVVRMSDPGVSYVNKLEVRMSDPGVSYVNKLVVRMSDPGVSYVNKLVVRMSDPGVSYVNKLEVRMSDPGVSYVNKLEVRMSDSGVSYVNKLKVRMSDSGVSYMCHMVHG
- the LOC127908637 gene encoding uncharacterized protein LOC127908637 isoform X24 translates to MLHLTHFTLPSIHTEPLCVNRQCRFKTCSTFNVNKLEVRMSDPGVSYVNKLVVRMSDPGVSYVNKLVVRMSDPGVSYVNKLVVRMSDPGVSYVNKLVVRMSDPGVSYVNKLVVRMSDPGVSYVNKLVVRMSDPGVSYVNKLEVRMSDPGVSYVNKLVVRMSDPGVSYVNKLEVRMSDPGVSYVNKLVVRMSDPGVSYVNKLVVRMSDPGVSYVNKLEVRMSDPGVSYVNKLVVRMSDPGVSYVNKLVVRMSDPGVSYVNKLEVRMSDPGVSYVNKLEVRMSDSGVSYVNKLKVRMSDSGVSYMCHMVHG